In Archocentrus centrarchus isolate MPI-CPG fArcCen1 chromosome 16, fArcCen1, whole genome shotgun sequence, a single window of DNA contains:
- the mettl25b gene encoding methyltransferase-like protein 25B encodes MFTPSFTAEQQRELAKKLTTFLSQYSHLSDSYIIEFFTEDLWHTLPSSWQPVLQDLSYPQIADLLLDATNEDRRYPLVWPLSLLAFRATAHALAFPRESRSEGQRVLGSVKPEEFLENRSQSSLLGHIFRKHVKPKKQHEIRKLGMLVKQLCDQTDCNRVVDVGSGQGHLTRFLSFGLGLSVTAIEADQTLVTMASKFDGQLLWALEKEKQKKNLSTQVPAHSSPHHVAGWVNPKASWESFIRQLKAADCVSEGPQTPSGPSKKKLRGSEQQGSFHVIQTSYAHSDAKSQESELSKQQKSNKKSEEELADENCCSCTQSVYQEGVNSEVVRLQGYPDFVLTGLHACGDLSATLLRHFVNCPYVRGITSVACCYMKITTKENPTPPGLVIPPTPPTSSQESVCSEFGYPMSSWVWGLPGHQLSYKAREGACHAVEDYVRRLREGSELLRTHCYRAMLETFIRDTRPDLRRAGIQTIKKSHLLPFTEYARLGLARVSLPPELPLDPVRVETMLKEQGRVVVYFSLTLLLAPVVETMVLLDRMIYLQENGVDSQLVPLFNPNFSPRNFVLVALKPC; translated from the exons ATGTTTACACCAAGTTTCACAgcggagcagcagagagagctgGCCAAGAAACTCACCACCTTTCTGTCTCAGTACAGCCACCTGTCCGACTCCTACATAATT GAGTTCTTCACAGAAGATCTGTGGCACACATTACCCAGTAGCTGGCAGCCTGTGCTGCAGGACCTGTCATATCCACAGATTGCAGACCTATTGCTGGATGCCACCAATGAAGACAGGAG ATATCCTTTGGTGTGGCCTCTGTCTCTCTTGGCTTTCCGTGCCACAGCTCATGCCCTGGCATTTCCCAGAGAGAGCAGGAGTGAGGGACAGAGGGTGTTGGGGTCAGTGAAGCCTGAGGAGTTCCTGGAAAATCGTAGTCAGAGCTCCTTGCTGGGGCACATTTTCAGAAAGCACGTTAAACCCAAGAAACAGCATGAGATCCGCAAGCTCGGCATG CTGGTAAAACAACTTTGTGACCAGACTGACTGCAACAGAGTGGTGGATGTGGGCTCTGGGCAG GGTCATCTGACTCGTTTCCTGTCCTTTGGTCTTGGGCTTTCTGTGACTGCTATTGAAGCTGATCAAACCCTAGTTACCATGGCATCCAAGTTTGATGGACAGTTACTGTGGGCATTGGAGAAGGAGAAGCAGAAAAAG AATTTGTCCACTCAGGTTCCTGCACACTCCTCTCCTCACCATGTCGCAGGTTGGGTAAACCCCAAGGCATCATGGGAGTCTTTCATCAGGCAGCTAAAAGCTGCAGATTGTGTCAGTGAAGGTCCCCAAACTCCATCTGGACCCAGCAAAAAGAAACTGCGGGGCTCTGAGCAACAGGGAAGCTTCCATGTAATCCAGACTTCTTATGCTCACTCTGATGCTAAATCTCAAGAGTCTGAACTGTCAAAGCAACAAAAGTCAAACAAGAAGTCTGAAGAGGAGTTAGCTGATGAAAACTGCTGCTCATGCACTCAGTCTGTCTATCAGGAGGGGGTAAACTCTGAGGTAGTCAGGTTGCAAGGCTATCCAGACTTTGTCCTGACTGGTCTCCATGCCTGCGGTGACCTCAGTGCCACCCTCCTTCGCCATTTTGTCAACTGCCCGTATGTGCGCGGCATCAcctcagtggcatgctgttacATGAAAATCACCACCAAAGAAAACCCCACCCCTCCGGGGCTGGTCATACCACCCACTCCACCAACATCAAGTCAGGAGTCAGTTTGCTCAGAGTTTGGGTACCCAATGAGCTCCTGGGTGTGGGGGCTGCCGGGACATCAGTTATCCTATAAGGCCCGAGAGGGCGCATGTCACGCTGTGGAGGACTATGTGCGGAGACTCAGGGAAGGAAGCGAGTTACTCAGGACGCACTGTTACAGAGCGATGCTTGAGACTTTCATCAGAGACACGAGGCCAGATCTTCGCAGGGCAGGAATCCAGACCATCAAGAAATCACACTTGTTACCTTTTACAGA ATATGCCCGTTTGGGTCTGGCTCGGGTCAGCCTGCCTCCTGAGTTGCCCCTGGACCCAGTAAGAGTGGAGACCATGTTGAAGGAGCAGGGCAGGGTGGTGGTGTACTTCAGCCTGACCCTACTGCTCGCCCCTGTGGTGGAGACGATGGTGCTTCTGGACAGGATGATCTACCTCCAGGAGAATG GTGTGGACAGTCAGCTAGTTCCTCTCTTCAACCCAAACTTCTCTCCAAGAAACTTTGTGCTGGTGGCTCTGAAACCTTGTTGA
- the isg20l2 gene encoding interferon-stimulated 20 kDa exonuclease-like 2 produces MSDIWINLSLDGTAQKKARKRKSNRKSEWLCRRRHNHGAKGYREDKHKSNQYRQDFRQRQTPLQNGASIKYPQPPTSTQNTSLPCLVSPASASHSSSRPSGSAHTKPSLTFAVKSKGSDEETKEPQKATAFSPGPSVSSTDKPVATSSRNPNKYVAIDCEMVGTGPKRLSELARCSIVSYEGDVIYDQFIRPASKVTDYRTRWSGIRRADLINATPFAQARMEIMKLIKGKVVVGHAVHNDFKVIGYSHPPELIRDTSQIPLLNQKAGIEGNRCTSLKKLTKAIFNRDIQTGNRGHSSVEDARATMELYKVVEHEWERQLDANSEAR; encoded by the exons ATGTCAGACATTTGGATTAACTTATCTCTCGATGGCACTGCGCAGAAGAAAGCCCGAAAACGAAAGTCAAACAGGAAAAGTGAGTGGCTTTGTAGAAGGAGACACAACCATGGCGCAAAGGGCTACAGGGAAGATAAACATAAAAGCAACCAATATAGGCAAGACTTTAGACAGAGGCAAACTCCACTTCAGAATGGAGCTTCCATTAAATATCCACAGCCTCCCACTTccacacaaaacacaagtttACCGTGTCTGGTCAGCCCAGCAAGTGCTTCTCACAGTAGCTCTAGGCCTTCAGGATCCGCACACACCAAGCCTTCCTTGACTTTTGCTGTGAAAAGCAAAGGCAGTGATGAAGAAACAAAGGAACCCCAAAAAGCAACAGCCTTCAGTCCTGGTCCCTCAGTATCAAGCACTGATAAGCCTGTCGCCACTTCATCAAGGAACCCCAATAAGTACGTCGCTATTGACTGCGAGATGGTAGGCACAGGACCAAAGCGCCTCAGTGAGCTTGCTCGCTGCAGTATAGTGTCCTATGAAGGAGATGTGATTTATGATCAGTTTATCAGGCCTGCTTCAAAAGTCACGGACTATCGCACCCGATGGAGTGGCATCCGACGTGCTGACCTCATTAATGCCACACCATTCGCACAAGCCAGGATGGAG ATAATGAAGCTGATTAAAGGAAAGGTGGTGGTTGGCCATGCTGTCCACAATGACTTCAAGGTCATCGGCTACTCACACCCTCCTGAACTGATCAGAGACACTTCCCAAATCCCTCTCCTCAACCAGAAGGCCGGTATTGAAGGGAATAGGTGCACCTCACTGAAGAAGCTCACTAAGGCCATCTTCAACCGTGACATTCAG ACTGGGAACAGAGGCCACTCCTCTGTGGAGGATGCTAGAGCCACCATGGAGCTTTACAAAGTGGTGGAACATGAGTGGGAGAGGCAGCTGGATGCCAACTCAGAGGCCAGGTAG